In the Diprion similis isolate iyDipSimi1 chromosome 2, iyDipSimi1.1, whole genome shotgun sequence genome, one interval contains:
- the LOC124416061 gene encoding uncharacterized protein LOC124416061, with amino-acid sequence MSKILFSLFLLSLLKNSNGNYTSGLVCYINGCNWDKFETSFLREEKVRDCKKTTCLFNDFCPDFPSSMWGGLSSTSYGDIFDLDIFIGKTKTVLNLTMNNITFHKLHIGLWYISKKPPTNDRICQVIDLCNDTSSKTLSWYSEVHHGFDAILQLLLDIDGTTYLKKYAFKAPRRRAYDIGETPRYDDIFTYVDVSLSDKVVLYVKPLPLVFNVSMYDVSFCKFSNDNCEFEKPKRVGEKLSWEQSSFPQENSKYYFKVTPVYQHNRTEREWTQSARFVMKSSLDTVIYIVTTTVFLAVGMCFVLRWAYFYYRNKKLPGIRSRKPRCLLIYDGTHNSHIDVMIKLAEYLISCDIDAMLDVLDATKDGLNSPTQWCDEALHMSNCVIVAQSPPRDDSVRVTRTIYRFLFDHARRLIEEDYHQNNRRYFSIELPYCQQTDIPLEAASFKRFKMPRDLDKLVDEIHNADYSKIFTDHDAGDFINSINSATSSILNQTPMTPILLENIPRYLSENNGRTIEVDSTTIDGYENTIFMNGKSSDFGKRDHATILSSLDLLGVNDDSNELHLT; translated from the exons atgagtaaaatacttttttctttattccttCTTTCactattaaaaaattccaacggCAATTATACTTCGGGACTGGTATGCTATATTAACGGCTGCAATTGGGATAAATTTGAAACG AGTTTTTTACGGGAGGAAAAGGTGAGGGATTGTAAGAAAACAACGTGTTTATTCAATGACT TCTGTCCCGATTTTCCCTCAAGCATGTGGGGTGGTTTGTCTTCTACCAGCTATGGCGATATATTTGACTTGGATATTTTTATTGGGAAAACAAAGACTGTACTGAATTTGACGATGAATAATATCACATTTCACA AACTACACATAGGATTGTGGTATATCAGCAAGAAGCCTCCAACGAATGACAGGATATGCCAGGTTATTGATCTGTGTAATGATACTTCATCAAAAACCTTATCTTGGTATTCTGAAGTGCATCACGGTTTCGATGCAATCCTGCAACTTTTACTGGACATAGATGGTACTACTTATTTAAAGAAGTATGCCTTCAAAGCACCTCGGCGACGTGCGTATG atattggtgaAACTCCACGATATGATGATATATTCACATACGTCGATGTGAGCCTCTCAGACAAAGTCGTTTTATATGTAAAACCACTGCCTCTGGTGTTCAATGTGTCCATGTATGACGtatcattttgtaaattttcgaatgataattgtgaatttgaaaagccTAAACGTGTTGGAGAAAAATTAAGTTGGGAACAAAGCTCATTTCCACAGGAAAATTCTAAGTACTACTTCAAAGTAACACCAGTCTACCAACATAATCGAACAGAACGAGAATGGACACAAAGCGCTCGTTTTGTTATGA AAAGTTCTCTCGACACGGTGATATACATAGTGACTACCACTGTCTTTTTAGCAGTTGGGATGTGCTTTGTTTTGCGATGGGCTTACTTCTACTACCGAAACAAGA AATTACCCGGCATACGTTCAAGAAAACCGCGTTGTCTATTGATATATGATGGAACACACAATAGCCACATTGATGTTATGATTAAACTGGCAGAATACCTCATATcctgtgatatcgatgctatGCTAGATGTGCTGGATGCCACGAAGGATGGCCTTAAT agTCCAACTCAATGGTGCGACGAAGCACTTCACATGTCTAACTGTGTTATTGTGGCACAGTCCCCGCCACGTGATGATTCTGTGAGAGTTACTAGAACAATATATAGGTTCCTATTTGACCACGCTCGCAGATTGATAGAGGAAGATTATCATCAGAACAACAGAAGATATTTCTCTATTGAACTTCCATACTGTCAACAGACCGACATACCTCTTGAAGCAGCTTCGTTCAAACGATTCAAGATGCCTAGAGATTTAGACAAACTCGTCGATGAAATCCATAATGCGGATTATTCTAAAATATTTACGGACCATGACGCCGGAGATTTTATAAACAGTATCAATTCGGCTACGAGTAGCATTCTCAACCAGACACCTATGACACCAATATTGCTTGAAAATATTCCTA GATATCTGTCGGAAAACAATGGTCGAACGATCGAGGTTGATTCAACGACAATAGATGGCTATGAAAATACTATTTTCATGAACGGAAAAAGCAGTGATTTTGGAAAACGAGATCATGCAACAATTCTGAGTTCTTTGGATCTTCTAGGAGTAAATGATGATTCTAATGAACTGCATCTTACATGA
- the LOC124416007 gene encoding uncharacterized protein LOC124416007: MREKVLFMLLFFFVSTISNSSCSESRSECYISHCDEDINPDKANFYHSARGNKTMCKNGKSCLLNDECPDLSAFNLDNLDRSEVDTEQFELRVIDWPETYYHATILNLTVTNIHFNKMEILFQYTKDKKIYQAIDLSHLAAKNLPKQLSWLFPVTDEDCLYDATLQILVELGSTNYLKQYRIKMPKSQPNEQCQAIHDRSLFTYVDITEWDKVRLHLQPLPAECNVTEYKVEFCEFVVDGNCKPVADCSSNKTGIWEWQPLTKENINYFFRVKPISSKCSPECTAASSAAFMKRPSPTKLIIMIVGVGCIPIVMFFALRQIYVYWIKHHQLPLLRARKPYCLLTYDATHDIHINVMTKLAEYLRSCDINAMIDVLDAPKDPLKNPSLWCTSAFKMASTVIVAKSPPRDNSVTVTRSIYRNLNQHAQRLIEEDYHRKEKRYFVIEFPYCKPDSIHLEAYSYKRFKMPKDLDDLVDEIHNATYSKLCPRDKGDFLKSLNMAKDSIPVPNPTLDKKPISSENISRCSLENCDQNDIYPKARNVDECAIFMTCKNDDTKRFYATDIGELELLGVSDESE; this comes from the exons ATGCGTGAAAAAGTTCTGTTTATGTTACTCTTTTTCTTCGTGTCTACAATTTCCAATAGTTCATGCTCTGAGTCAAGGTCTGAGTGCTACATAAGCCATTGCGATGAGGACATCAATCCCGACAAG gcaaatttttaccattcaGCACGAGGGAACAAGACGATGTGTAAAAATGGGAAATCATGTCTTCTCAATGATG AATGCCCAGATCTTTCTGCGTTTAACTTAGATAATTTGGATCGCTCTGAGGTTGACACCGAACAGTTTGAATTGAGAGTAATTGACTGGCCTGAAACATACTATCATGCGACGATACTTAATTTGACTGTGACCAACATTCACTTCAACA AAATGGAAATACTGTTTCAGTATACGAAGGATAAAAAGATTTACCAGGCCATCGACTTGAGTCACCTAGCTGCTAAGAACTTGCCAAAACAATTATCCTGGTTATTCCCAGTAACAGACGAGGATTGCTTGTATGATGCGACCTTACAAATCTTGGTGGAATTAGGCAGTACTAATTACCTCAAACAGTACCGAATAAAAATGCCTAAATCACAGCCCAATG aacaGTGTCAGGCGATACACGATCGAAGTTTATTTACATATGTCGATATAACTGAATGGGACAAAGTACGTTTACACTTACAACCTCTTCCTGCAGAATGCAATGTTACCGAGTACAAAGTAGAATTTTGCGAATTCGTTGTTGATGGTAATTGTAAGCCTGTCGCAGATTGTAGTTCGAACAAAACAGGGATCTGGGAATGGCAACCACTTACTAAGGAGAATATAAATTACTTCTTTAGAGTGAAACCAATCTCCTCAAAGTGCAGCCCTGAATGTACAGCTGCATCCAGCGCAGCATTTATGAAGA GACCTTCTCCTACAAAGTTAATTATCATGATCGTTGGTGTTGGTTGCATACCGATTGTGATGTTCTTTGCTCTGCGCCAGATTTATGTCTACTGGATAAAACACCATC AATTGCCCCTACTACGTGCAAGAAAACCGTATTGCCTACTGACATATGATGCAACACATGATATCCACATTAATGTTATGACGAAGCTGGCTGAGTACTTACGATCTTGTGATATCAATGCTATGATTGATGTATTAGATGCTCCAAAGGATCCTCTCAAA aATCCCAGTCTCTGGTGTACCAGTGCATTTAAAATGGCGAGTACTGTTATTGTGGCCAAATCTCCGCCACGTGATAATTCTGTTACAGTGACTCGATCAATATATAGAAACCTAAATCAGCATGCACAGAGATTAATAGAGGAGGACTACCATCGGAAGGAAAAAAGATACTTTGTTATTGAGTTTCCCTATTGTAAACCCGACAGCATACATCTTGAAGCATATTCCTATAAACGATTCAAGATGCCCAAAGATTTGGACGATCTGGTTGATGAAATTCATAATGCAACTTATTCGAAACTATGTCCCAGAGACAAaggagattttttgaaaagcttAAATATGGCGAAAGATAGTATCCCAGTACCCAATCCAACACTTGACAAGAAACCAATATCCTCCGAGAATATTTCTA GATGTTCATTGGAAAACTGTGATCAGAACGATATCTATCCAAAGGCACGCAATGTTGATGAGTGTGCTATTTTCATGACATGCAAAAACGATGATACGAAACGGTTTTATGCAACTGATATTGGTGAGTTAGAGTTACTTGGGGTCAGTGACGAGTCTGAATAA